From Cucumis melo cultivar AY chromosome 3, USDA_Cmelo_AY_1.0, whole genome shotgun sequence:
GCAGAAACTTAAAACAAGGCTTAAAGTACTTTAGGAAGAAATACTCCTAAAGCACTTGAACTCGGGATTGATTATTTGCCTAAGGTTCTGTACATACCTGAATATTCCAAATAAAGAAGATAAATGCTGTAAGGTGCGCTGTTTCAGATCTCAAAATGGAAGACAGTGAGTAATCggtttaaatatcatttataGTTTAGTCCAACCTTGGCCCGCCAGCATACCATCTATGTTAAGTAAAAAGATTCAAAGTGATAAGCTCCCAAATTGCTTGTTCCATTCGTTATATGTGCCAAGTTCGCTCAAAGAAACAGAGGGCCTCACCTCTTGCATTGCGCTCTCAAAGTCCTACAAAAATAAGCCAGAAAGAAATAAAGGATGATAACCCTGAGAAAAGAAACATATCTATATTCAACTATTAAAATCCTACTTTAAGGTTTACAGGCCGCATATCCTCTTTTTTAAGCAACGTGATATCTGTGCCTTGTTGCAGAGCCTCCCTTAATGGGCCCATTGAAGCGTCCTTCACAAGGTTTTTCATGTCTGAACCCGAATAACCTAAAAATGCACATTTTCCAGAAAGAATTCATATAGAAAATCAAAGATCGATAATGTGCATTCAGTCCTAGACTCCTAGGTAACTAGTGAAGGTGAGAATTTAGTCCTAAACTTCGTAATGTAGCTATTACCTTCAGTCAAAGTGCATATCGTATCAATTTCGTCTTTAGAAAGCTTAAATAGTCCATCCTTCTCCAAGAGATTACGCACAATCCATGCTCTTGCTTCTATATTGTCAATAAAACAAGTTAGCCATGAGATAAGAGCGTCAGGTGCATTTAGTTACCACAGATAAAATCATGACTTGTACCTGAAGAAGGGAGCGGAATGTAAAGTCGCTTGGTAAGCCGTCTCCTTGCAGCTTCATCAAGTTCTTGTGGTCGATTAGTTGCTCCTGTATAGGTTGAATATCTTTTAGGATGTGCGCATTTGCTTTTAAAATTGTGTGATAAAAACCATAGCAGGCTTGAAGAGTTTGAAGATGAACGTTATTAATACTAGAAGGTTAATCTTAAGAGAGAGAGCGTCATAAAAAATATGACTTCAGAAAGAAATTGATTCAGAACATCTCTTTTGAGATAGTATCAAAAATTGAACAAGTCATGACCTTTATTGtcaaattaaactttttttaatgTAAGGTCACATTACAATCAAACATTTGCATGAACTTACTCATTGTACAGCATTTACAGAATTTTCAAGAAAAAACACAATAAAAACTAGGTGTAGAGCATTTTTCGTGTTGCAATTTGCAAACGATTGCTGATTCAGTCAGGAGGGAAAAAAACAGAGGGAGAGAGACAATTCCACCAGTCAAATGGATACATGGGAACCCcgagcaatattttaaaaatgggAAAACATTACCTATGAGAAGAATCTGCTCGCTGCCATTGTCAAAGCCTTCCATTTCTATAAGGAACTGTGTTTTGAGTCGTCTACTTGATTCATGTTCACCTTCCGACTTTCGCtgcaaatggaagaaaattttgaagtgatactaaaagataaatatatgaaataatcTTAAACCAACATGAGTGATCTTTGTTTAACAAACTTGCTTAATGAACAGCACTATTAAACGAACTGAGAACTAATTCAAGCATGAGGAAACAAGAAGTCTCTACCTGAGACAAAAGGGAATCAATTTCATCAACAAAGATGACAGCTGGCTGACGACAGCTGGCAACCCCAAAGAGAGCCCTCACTAGCTTTTCGCCCTCACCAATCTACATGTACCACTTGAAAAGTTACTACTTAGCACAACATTAAACATATTTTCAGACAAACTAAGAGGCTGGTTGGAAgttgttttgaaattttcacttatttttcaaacaaaaaaccCAGTAAAGGAGtttcttgtttttcttataGTTTGTTTTACTAGTAATTTGGTCTCAATAATAGTCCCTAAATAGTAGTTTTTCTTGGTTTGGGGgaattattttcaaaatgtttgtttttcttgtaGTTTGATCTGAATAATAGTCTCCTAAATAGTAGTTTAAAATGCACAGTAACCTCAATTTTTGCGACAATGCAAaacaatttttgaaaaaaaacaaagaaattacCGATTCACAAACAACCTATAAAATATTGGGGAAGTATTATCATAAGATTTTTCTTTATCGAAAATAAGTGATGAAACAATCAAGTAAGCAGTGAAGTAAAAATATTCTATATTCAAAAAACAAGTAGTTTAAAATGGCAAAGAGAAGTCTAGTTTCAATTAAAATCTAATGATTGTGTCAACAAGGTATCTAAAAACCATCTTTGAAACATCAAGATCAAACAATATTTTCCCCCAAGTCCAAACGAAGTATATTCATGACTATTACGTAAATAATTCCAATCACATCAGCACTTACCCACTTGCTAGTTAATGAGCTGGcagatatataaaagaaagtTGCTTTTGCCTCTCCAGCAATTGCTTTTCCGATCATTGTTTTACCTGTTCCCTGTAAGAAAATTATAGCTTATACCACAAAACTTCTTGTGTAAGATATTTATGAAGCTTTAAACTCACCGGTGGACCAAAAAGAAGGAGACCTCTTCCAGGAGAACGACAACCTTTGAAAATGTCAGGACGTAATAAAGGCCATATAACCATTTCAGTTACACACTTTTTTGCATGTTCAAGGCCAGCTACAAATATCCATGCAAAGAATTCAAATCAGCACAATTTTGTAACCAACGCACCGTATTGAACAATCAAACGAAATGTCTTCTTGTTATACCGATATCATCCCACCGAACATTAGGATCCCTGTCCATAATCTCGTTGCTAACATGTTCAATAAGTCTAGGCTCCAAGTTCCTTAATTTTTCAGGAAGCTCATCATCAGGTCCGCACAACATGTCCAAACTAGAATACAACATGAAGCGTATCAAAATCTGAATAGTCGCAAGAAGCAGCTTATATTGTTGACGCAGCTAAAGGATTTCAAGCAAGCATACTGCAAACCGTTGGAAAGTTTAGTAACAGAAACTGTAGTAACTATCTTACATCGTGTAGAAGAATTAACAATTCCAGAACAGGCCAACTACTAAAATATtgacatagaaaacaaaaaaatagtCGAAGCATCACACACAACAAATGACAAGCCTTTGAGCATTGTAAATGTGCACAGAAGAGCAGCAGAGCCAGTAGCTACAGGGAAATACAGCATTCGAACCGGAAGAGGAACCTACTACCCTCTAGTTTGTCTAGATACTGAGAATATATTCGATCACTTAGAGATGGAGATGGTTTGAGGAATAATAAGATATAAAGTGAAGTCAGGAACTTTCATTAGCCAACTTTAGATCTTGCGGTCAAAATATTTACCATCTCTTTGTTGAGTCATCCAAAGTATCTTCACCTTTTCCACCAATTCGTGAATTTACCATGTTTCCAGCAGTGCCCCCAGTAGACCTAACAGGAGGGACAAAATTACCACGCACTCCACGGCGTGAAGAACCATATGATCGCATCCCATATCCTTTATATGAAACATTATCATTGCATTGAGGGGAGACTGAAGTATTTGGTGATCCCGCAAGTCCTCGTTTTTGCTTTGCATCCATTTCCTAATAGTGAAGAACCAAACAAGTTCTTCAAAAGTTGttgataaaaataaacaaatgaaaCAGGCTAGGGGAAGAGCAGAATCCCCTGGCTCAGGCTAGGAGAGAAATGCAAGAATCACTTAGCTAAAATACAAATATCTTACCATAGAGAAAATATTAGCATTAAGTTGCTTTACAGTCAGAATATTGGCTGGCCCTAAATCTTCTCAAAATGAGTTCACTTCATCTGACTTTGAAATAGCTTTTATAAAACTATGCAACTGCATTAAATGTGGAAGAAAATACCAGTTTTGTTCTTGCTGTGACAAATGCATTCCCAGAGAAGTCAGCATTAGCATCTTCAGTACCCGAAGGTGAGTTGGTATTGTCTACCTTAGGGCTGGTTATTTCCATCCGAACATGCCTTGTCGGTGACGAAAACATGTTTCTGTGAGCCCGCCCTTCCTCCTCAGGTTTTGTGAAAGATACACCTTGAGTTTTTTTATGATCATATAATGAAGGATCCTTTTCAACAATAATACAATCGTCAAAGCGATTACTTGAGTTCAAAGAGTACAGACTAGGACTTGTCCTGCCATGATCTTTTTTATACAGGGGGAATGTAACCTTAGCTTCTGCAGTGATTTCCAGTGCCTTGGTACTCAACTTGTCCACTCTCGCCAGCTGATCCTGAGAAGATGTCATATGATGAGCACACATGACAAGACATTCTGTACGGAAATTTTCAAACGTCCTAGGAaataaaatgaataaacttCTTCAATGGATGTGAGTTACCAATTCATTTATAATCCTTCCATTAGAGTGTTGAAGTGCCTGAAAGTACTTTGACTGCGTAATCTTGCTAAAATCCACATCCTTGCTCATGCTAAATACACATCCTGGGGCGGTCTTTGCTTGTTCGAACACTTGTCTGAGAGCATACAGATGGTTTAAAAACCAAATTGGAATTAATAAAGGGTGGTACTTCACCGTTAGATCTTTTAGTCTCAAAGATCAAAATATTAGAATATTTAAGGAGATATAACTAAAATCAAAGTAATAAAGGATAATGTAACGTTTAAACTCTCCAAAGATCACTTATCAGTACATTTAATGAGACGCCTTACAGTAATTGCAAATGCTAATATCTAGCGCTAGCTACCCAATGAACTCAATGTGTAAACTACACACGTACATTTTGCACTTGAAATTGTTTATGTTTATTGTCCACCATATGAAAATTCAAAACTATCATCCGTCATCCAATTCATCAAGACATCAACCGTCCCCTAGTGTTTACGATAGTTTCAACAGCTCTTTTCCAACCTCGAATCCTGCTATTCACTCCCATTATCTACACACACAGCCTGAGCTAAGGACCGGAAAATTCATCTATGTTTTCCTTAACAGTGGGTGATTTTTGCTTCTGATTGTCTCACATAACTCTACTCCAACTAAAACCACAATTTTCACAGTTAACTGGCTACTCAGCTAATTACCAAATCAACTACACTTTTAAGTTCTCAGAAGTACTGAAAAATGACTATCCGATGCTAAAGCGACAGTTCACACTCATTTCCTAGCGCTCAATAGCATTTCTGCAAGTAGAAggtaaaagaagaaataatgTATGTGCTCTTAAAATTCATACCGATCGGATTCCGGCATGAGAGACCGGCGAGCGACATGAATTTTCTCAACAGCCTCGCGCCTAATAGGATGAATAAAAGCTTGATCAACGTCGGTATGAGTATGAGAGTCGAGAAATCCAAGAAGACGGAGACCGAGAAGTTGAGCAGCAGAGTAATCGGCTTTCTCGAGGGCACAATCGGCACCGAAGAGAAGCGATTGAAGCCTCTTCAGATTCTGGTCCACTTGCTTTCTCCAGCATATGTCCTCCTCCGGTTGGGAATCACCGATTTGTTGTTTGGATGGAGAAGAGGAACGCAAAGATGAGAGCATTGAGGTCTGCTTGGACAAGAACTCCTCTTTTCCCGCCATTTTCAGGCGTTAGCGCTATGGCGGTAATGGCTACACACTTTATTTGAGTCTCTATGACTGTTGATGTTGTGGATGAAGCGCAATTAGATATGGGCTTTTCTTTTATCAAAGCccaaacaaaatttcaaaatggatttttttttttataactgaGTAAATATAGCGATTAGATTTtagaaacatttttaaaatttgccTGTATATGAAAATATGATAAATATATTATAGTCTATAACTGGTAAACCATGTTGAAAATATtagtctattattgatagacgcTTAGAAGAGTCTATCAGTTATAAACATCTATCGCATcgcttttaaattttgctaaacaatcttttaaaaatgttgctatatacttaactGTTACTCGTAAAATCGCTAACTATTTTTAATTACCTTATCTTCCCACTACTAACTATTATCCATCAAAAATTGGAAAGTATTaagaaattgtcaaaattgaCAAAATGTTAACACTTTATGGGGTTATAGGATAACCCTCCCAAAACTTTAATAGAATCGTATTTAACTATTTCATTATCTAGGACTTATTTACGATCATGACCTAGGGTTTAAGGGATCGTACTGTTTAAACTCTTTAAACTAAGGAACATCGctattatatattttgtaacaCTCTCTCTAATGAAATTGTCATACCTCTGCTTCATGGATGTAGCTAACACATTATTTATAAGAAAATGTCGAAAGGCTTGTAGTCATTTATTCAAGAGAATAATTGTTAAGAATTCGACCAAAATCTCACATCGGTTAAATAAGTTGATAGTTATGAGTTTATAAGAAATAACTACTATTTTCATTCCTAGAAGATCTTTTTGAAataaaaccaaaagaaaaataatgtcATTGTCGAGATATTAAATCTTATTTGAAAATGGTTGTTTCTAAAACAATAGCAGGGTCATTGAAGTTGATTTGCCAACTTTACAAAAACAATTCATTcttgtgttttgttttttttctttctgtagtttttttgtcacttttttttttttttgtgataaaATTTAGGTGAAATATCTAGAGTAGGTGATAAATAATTGTACCATGTTCTCTCTAATTTACTTTATTGTGAAGGGTAAGATATAATTATAAAGTAGTAAATTAAGAGTCATTATAGAAGTCATTACTTGAAGAGTAATTAAATGGTGGTAATTATTAAAACAAATAGATAGTTTATAACATATATGCACAATAATAATTGTTTTTGGAAATTGGAGAAAGCAACCATATAAATGCTATATGCTTCTGGAGACCTATTATTTTCTTactattgattctttttttaaaaaaaactgaATATTTTATCACTCACATAGcagtaataataattaattgtttaaatatgaccataattttcaacttttttttttttaacgttggtttaattttaatttttgttttctttaagaTTAAACTCATAGATATTACTAATTTTATCTCGATTATCTACATatcaattatttaaaaatcaagtcaaattttgaaaacttaaaaaaaagaatagctttcaaaaagttattttgtttttcaaatttagcTAATAATTCAACATTTGTATTTTGAGAAATATGCAAATATtgtaagacataaagataaaataTACTTAATGTTTAGAAAACAAGACGACAAGCGAAATGGTGcctaaattattttaaatgataaaactattaaaagcatttacaaatatatcaaaatttcaccaaataaaattttactatatttatgaatattttttttttaaagttatatatatcatatcactggtagagtttaaataaaaataagtaaGAATTCATCCATTACAacaatctttttctttatacATTATGAAATATCATTACatatcattttatttcttttaatttagttgggaagaaaataataaataaataaatttaaaattagaaagaaagaaagaaaaaaaaaaaggatcctCCCAGGTAAACGGAGAAGTGGCTTCTCGAGAACGCACCGTTTTCCCTTTTACACTTTTTTCTCCCTCAACGTGAATTCCGTGTTTGTTTgttcaaaaagagaaaataaattcaATTCAATTAGTTAGGAAATAATTAAAACTAAAGGTGTCCAATAATTTTAGtcaaattaatttctttttcccttaattatatatatttttcttccttCCCCCTACTaattttatggttttttttttaaataaataatttatggGTAAACTATTTTAGATACTCCATTGACTGTGGAAATCCGTTCAAAgatatagattttttttttttattattattgttcaaATATTGAGGATGATAAGATGGGATGGGCCATCTTTTGTTTATgtttattagttttattgagTATGTCATGGACAAAATTAATTActataatttacttaaaaaataaactatttaatttcctcaaaatatattaaaaaagaaaaactatttaatatacaAATATTAGGAAGCACGTTTGActttatcaaataaaataataataataataataataataataataataataataataataataagcatATTTGAAAACATAGATAAATGCAAATGAAATGTCATTTCACACTTTCATTTGTAAAGAAAAAGTTAGTTCTTCTCTACTAAAACAAAGGTAAACACCTTTTCCATAAATCTTATGAAAATCTTATATTTAGATTCATCCCTAACTTTAATCCATCttagtaaaaaaattaattttggtggattaaatttaaaatgtatCGAAAATATGTAAATTAATATTGAACAATCGAAAATATATAGATTAAAATTGATCAAACTacaaaatatgtatatataaaaacaaaaataaagttaaaaatattatttggattttgtACTTTGAACTtgttcaatttttgtttttatatttttaacgaTTTAATTTTAGTCTATCAAATTAGTTAATTCGTTTCAAGATTAATTACCTAATAATACTTTTCTGACAAGAAATTACActaactaaatatatatatatatttctaaaatttattaagaaaatataaataagttcttttctttttccaaataacaAATTAGcaatagaaattaaatttaaaaaatattaaaaatttgaagattAAAAAAGTTGAACAACAAgttaatgaaaaatatattaattgatACTACAATTTAAATTCATTAGAACAAGTATTAtgaaatttcatattctatcgaaaataaattttaatagagataataatattattaatagaatttaattatattaaacatttatctataataaatattttattttttacaatttccaatattttaaagcaattttgatcgtttacattaatatttcaaacaaatatagatattgttctttaatatttaaaataaataatattatgcatataatatatttaatggGGTTTAATATGCTGTGAAAACCAAACGTCGAAAGCATCCAATTCCaaactttcctttttttttttcttctcttgttCTTCAAAATTCCAATTCCAATCCCTATAATTCAATAATAATTGAGATCTATCCATTACATATTTCTGACCTTTCATGGGGTCTCATACCCACTCACCACTCACCACATTTCTTTCCCTCCTACGTGGATCTAACCTATAAATACTCCCCACCTGTCACTAAATTATActcaccttttcttttcttttcttttcttaaaaaaaaaaaaaaaaaacttgtccctcaattattttcaatttttttcataaccttataaattataatctttttaaaaCACAATACTTAATACATATTTGtacatcaaaatattttctttttcgtttttctAATTATGATGTTTCCTTTTGTTTGTTTACTGTTGTTTTTAAGTAGTTTATGATATCTAGTTTGGGTctaaataaacaataattaaaattttcaaaactcttattttcttttttttcttttccttttagtttGGTTGAGctataataaataaaatggaAGAAGTAGTTTTCAGGCCAAACAAgtaatttgatataaaaaaaattatcattattatcatatttaaaatgtttaaatgaCACCAAAAAAGTAATTATTTCTCGTTTTGAATGCATGTTCCTCTACGTttctatattaaaaaataataataataataattaccgATAAACTCCAAGAATGAAAAATAAAgcaattatattattttaattttattaaaacaaaacaaagctATGAAATGGTTGGCAGAAGTTATTGAAATCACATTACAATTTTTATTACCAAACTTAGATCAGCTTACCTCTTCCATCACCCAAGAGCCATTTATGATCCACCATCCATTCTTCTTCATCCATCCGTCTACAACACACCACGTGTTCCACCTTAATTGGATCCTCCATTTTTCCTCAATCCCTATCTCATGGATCCAACTAGCCGTGAGGAATCACCaattacattttcaaaaaaataaaatgattgataccaattttgttaatttaatttccaTTGCCTCatattaattaacaataaataaaaaaaaaaacatacatcAAATTGACATTTAATCATAATGTTCAACGGATAAACTCTTGAACTATTTTCATCTtacatctttctttttttaagtcGAAAAGTATCACATCATGTTGAGATAAGATGTAATTTGTATAGtgtatttttaatattaaaaaattatttatgaatattGTTAGAATAGCACATGGCACATGTGAGTGTGCATGTTAAGACTAGTGGACCATTTTTGTGTGTGGATAGAGTGGAATTTTTCAACAGATTAAACTTATTAAACCATGATTCATGTTTTCGTATTATAAAATTATGAATGACCTTGTATTTCACTTTCTAGTTTATAATGTTCactcttgttttttttttttttttaatgtgatGGAGTAATCAATCAATTGTTTTAGCAATATtcaatcttttatttattttgttccTATCTTCATATTTATAATAttgtattattttaataaaagcCAAGAATCAAAATGAAGTTTCTACATAAAATGTATAGGTTATCTATCATCAAATATCTAAAATGGGATGAAACTTCCCTCTTTTCAAATGGATTATCACAAATATCTTTTATCATCTATTGAAATGAAACAAACCAAGCAACCTGACTCTAGTGACAAAcacttttttaattaaaaaaaacaataaagttGTAAATAAAGACAGAAAATATATGTAAATGCAATATTTGGTGGAAGAAATGTGTCACAATTGTAAATTAATGATCCAAATGGACTCAAACTAAATGAGTGTTAACAGttgttttttaataaaacaCGACTATAAGGAGTAGGGATTGAATGTCGGACCTCTAGAAACGGAATACATGTCAATACCAAGATAAGCTCATTTTCCTAGTTGAAAACAAATAGACATTATTATTTTCAaccaaaaaaaataattatggacAAACTATGGAATGGGAAGTGAGGGAGAAATTTACATTGGTAGAATTGGCGGAGA
This genomic window contains:
- the LOC103485485 gene encoding ATPase family AAA domain-containing protein FIGL1 isoform X3, which gives rise to MAGKEEFLSKQTSMLSSLRSSSPSKQQIGDSQPEEDICWRKQVDQNLKRLQSLLFGADCALEKADYSAAQLLGLRLLGFLDSHTHTDVDQAFIHPIRREAVEKIHVARRSLMPESDRQVFEQAKTAPGCVFSMSKDVDFSKITQSKYFQALQHSNGRIINELDQLARVDKLSTKALEITAEAKDPSLYDHKKTQGVSFTKPEEEGRAHRNMFSSPTRHVRMEITSPKVDNTNSPSGTEDANADFSGNAFVTARTKLEMDAKQKRGLAGSPNTSVSPQCNDNVSYKGYGMRSYGSSRRGVRGNFVPPVRSTGGTAGNMVNSRIGGKGEDTLDDSTKRCLDMLCGPDDELPEKLRNLEPRLIEHVSNEIMDRDPNVRWDDIAGLEHAKKCVTEMVIWPLLRPDIFKGCRSPGRGLLLFGPPGTGKTMIGKAIAGEAKATFFYISASSLTSKWIGEGEKLVRALFGVASCRQPAVIFVDEIDSLLSQRKSEGEHESSRRLKTQFLIEMEGFDNGSEQILLIGATNRPQELDEAARRRLTKRLYIPLPSSEARAWIVRNLLEKDGLFKLSKDEIDTICTLTEGYSGSDMKNLVKDASMGPLREALQQGTDITLLKKEDMRPVNLKDFESAMQEVRPSVSLSELGTYNEWNKQFGSLSL
- the LOC103485485 gene encoding ATPase family AAA domain-containing protein FIGL1 isoform X4, which gives rise to MAGKEEFLSKQTSMLSSLRSSSPSKQQIGDSQPEEDICWRKQVDQNLKRLQSLLFGADCALEKADYSAAQLLGLRLLGFLDSHTHTDVDQAFIHPIRREAVEKIHVARRSLMPESDRQVFEQAKTAPGCVFSMSKDVDFSKITQSKYFQALQHSNGRIINELLARVDKLSTKALEITAEAKDPSLYDHKKTQGVSFTKPEEEGRAHRNMFSSPTRHVRMEITSPKVDNTNSPSGTEDANADFSGNAFVTARTKLEMDAKQKRGLAGSPNTSVSPQCNDNVSYKGYGMRSYGSSRRGVRGNFVPPVRSTGGTAGNMVNSRIGGKGEDTLDDSTKRCLDMLCGPDDELPEKLRNLEPRLIEHVSNEIMDRDPNVRWDDIAGLEHAKKCVTEMVIWPLLRPDIFKGCRSPGRGLLLFGPPGTGKTMIGKAIAGEAKATFFYISASSLTSKWIGEGEKLVRALFGVASCRQPAVIFVDEIDSLLSQRKSEGEHESSRRLKTQFLIEMEGFDNGSEQILLIGATNRPQELDEAARRRLTKRLYIPLPSSEARAWIVRNLLEKDGLFKLSKDEIDTICTLTEGYSGSDMKNLVKDASMGPLREALQQGTDITLLKKEDMRPVNLKDFESAMQEVRPSVSLSELGTYNEWNKQFGSLSL
- the LOC103485485 gene encoding ATPase family AAA domain-containing protein FIGL1 isoform X1; the protein is MAGKEEFLSKQTSMLSSLRSSSPSKQQIGDSQPEEDICWRKQVDQNLKRLQSLLFGADCALEKADYSAAQLLGLRLLGFLDSHTHTDVDQAFIHPIRREAVEKIHVARRSLMPESDRQVFEQAKTAPGCVFSMSKDVDFSKITQSKYFQALQHSNGRIINELDQLARVDKLSTKALEITAEAKVTFPLYKKDHGRTSPSLYSLNSSNRFDDCIIVEKDPSLYDHKKTQGVSFTKPEEEGRAHRNMFSSPTRHVRMEITSPKVDNTNSPSGTEDANADFSGNAFVTARTKLEMDAKQKRGLAGSPNTSVSPQCNDNVSYKGYGMRSYGSSRRGVRGNFVPPVRSTGGTAGNMVNSRIGGKGEDTLDDSTKRCLDMLCGPDDELPEKLRNLEPRLIEHVSNEIMDRDPNVRWDDIAGLEHAKKCVTEMVIWPLLRPDIFKGCRSPGRGLLLFGPPGTGKTMIGKAIAGEAKATFFYISASSLTSKWIGEGEKLVRALFGVASCRQPAVIFVDEIDSLLSQRKSEGEHESSRRLKTQFLIEMEGFDNGSEQILLIGATNRPQELDEAARRRLTKRLYIPLPSSEARAWIVRNLLEKDGLFKLSKDEIDTICTLTEGYSGSDMKNLVKDASMGPLREALQQGTDITLLKKEDMRPVNLKDFESAMQEVRPSVSLSELGTYNEWNKQFGSLSL
- the LOC103485485 gene encoding ATPase family AAA domain-containing protein FIGL1 isoform X2, which produces MAGKEEFLSKQTSMLSSLRSSSPSKQQIGDSQPEEDICWRKQVDQNLKRLQSLLFGADCALEKADYSAAQLLGLRLLGFLDSHTHTDVDQAFIHPIRREAVEKIHVARRSLMPESDRQVFEQAKTAPGCVFSMSKDVDFSKITQSKYFQALQHSNGRIINELLARVDKLSTKALEITAEAKVTFPLYKKDHGRTSPSLYSLNSSNRFDDCIIVEKDPSLYDHKKTQGVSFTKPEEEGRAHRNMFSSPTRHVRMEITSPKVDNTNSPSGTEDANADFSGNAFVTARTKLEMDAKQKRGLAGSPNTSVSPQCNDNVSYKGYGMRSYGSSRRGVRGNFVPPVRSTGGTAGNMVNSRIGGKGEDTLDDSTKRCLDMLCGPDDELPEKLRNLEPRLIEHVSNEIMDRDPNVRWDDIAGLEHAKKCVTEMVIWPLLRPDIFKGCRSPGRGLLLFGPPGTGKTMIGKAIAGEAKATFFYISASSLTSKWIGEGEKLVRALFGVASCRQPAVIFVDEIDSLLSQRKSEGEHESSRRLKTQFLIEMEGFDNGSEQILLIGATNRPQELDEAARRRLTKRLYIPLPSSEARAWIVRNLLEKDGLFKLSKDEIDTICTLTEGYSGSDMKNLVKDASMGPLREALQQGTDITLLKKEDMRPVNLKDFESAMQEVRPSVSLSELGTYNEWNKQFGSLSL